Proteins from one Bombyx mori chromosome 1, ASM3026992v2 genomic window:
- the LOC101737465 gene encoding tubulin polymerization-promoting protein homolog: MEEEEATLEGQFHEFSRLLDNKRDGNTMTLYRSDYWMRQSKVLDDRKVTMTDTGVLWWKYCKTELNWQEWYDFFTDLCELKGLDQEFVETMMTNCGIPGSSPVLIPQFRDFFDTFKPKEKLPF, encoded by the exons atggaagaagaagaagcaacATTAGAAGGCCAGTTCCACGAGTTTTCTCGTCTTCTCGATAATAAGAGAGACGGTAATACTATGACTCTTTACCGTTCCGATTATTGGATGCGTCAGAGCAAAGTTCTAGATGACCGAAAGGTCACCATGACTGACACTGGAGTGCTGTGGTGGAAGTACTG cAAAACGGAACTAAACTGGCAGGAATGGTATGATTTTTTCACTGATCTGTGTGAACTTAAAGGATTAGATCAAGAATTTGTGGAGACTATGATGACGAACTGCGGTATACCAGGGTCGTCACCTGTTCTCATACCTCAGTTTAGAGATTTCTTCGACACATTTAAACCAAAAGAAAAACTGCCGTTTTGA